The Streptococcus equi subsp. equi nucleotide sequence CATGTGATAGCTCGAAAATACACAATTCAAAAGGAGAACCATATTATGGCTTCAAAAGACTTTCACATTGTTGCAGAAACAGGTATTCATGCACGCCCAGCTACCTTACTTATTCAAACAGCAAGCAAATTTGCTTCAGATATTACACTTGACTACAAAGGTAAAGCAGTAAATCTTAAATCAATCATGGGTGTTATGAGCCTTGGTGTTGGTCAAGGTGCTGACGTAACAATCACAGCAGAAGGCGCTGATGCAGATGACGCTATTGCGGCAATCGAAGAAACTATGACTAAAGAAGGATTGGCATAAGACTATGACAGAAATGCTTAAAGGAATCGCAGCCTCTGACGGTGTTGCTGTTGCCAAAGCATATCTGCTAGTTCAGCCGGATTTGTCATTTGAGACTATCACAGTCGAGGATACAAATGCAGAAGAAGCTCGCCTTGATGTTGCACTACAAGCTTCACAAGACGAGCTTTCTGTTATCCGAGAAAAAGCAGTAGAAAGCCTAGGCGAAGAAGCGGCAGCAGTTTTTGATGCCCATTTAATGGTTCTTGCTGATCCAGAGATGATCAGCCAAATTAAAGAGACTATTCGTGCGAAGCAAACGAATGCTGAAACAGGTCTAAAAGAAGTGACTGACATGTTCATCACAATCTTTGAAGGCATGGAAGACAATCCTTATATGCAAGAGCGTGCGGCTGATATTCGAGATGTCGCTAAGCGCGTCTTGGCTCATTTATTAGGTGTTAAGCTTCCAAATCCAGCTACAATTGATGAAGAAGCAATTGTTATTGCACATGATTTGACTCCTTCAGATACTGCACAGCTTAACAAACAATTTGTAAAAGCATTTGTAACGAACATTGGCGGACGTACGAGTCATTCGGCTATCATGGCCCGTACACTTGAGATTGCGGCTGTGCTTGGTACAAATGATATTACTAAGCGTGTCAAAGATGGTGACCTTATTGCTGTTAATGGTATCACTGGTGAGGTTATTATTGACCCAAGTGAGGAGCAGATTCTTGCTTTCAAGGAAGCTGGAGAGGCTTATGCGAAGCAAAAGGCTGAGTGGGCTCTGCTTAAGGACGCACAAACTGTCACAGCAGATGGCAAGTACTTTGAATTAGCAGCAAACATCGGTACACCTAAGGACGTTGAAGGTGTCAACGATAATGGTGCTGAGGCGGTAGGTCTTTACCGTACTGAGTTTCTTTATATGGATTCTCAGGATTTCCCAACCGAAGATGAGCAATATGAAGCCTACAAGGCTGTTCTTGAAGGAATGAACGGCAAGCCTGTTGTTGTTCGTACAATGGATATCGGTGGGGACAAGGAGCTTCCTTACTTTGATTTACCAAAGGAAATGAACCCATTCCTTGGTTTTCGTGCCTTACGCATTTCAATCTCTGAAACAGGTAATGCTATGTTCCGCACACAAATTCGTGCTTTGCTGCGTGCTTCTGTGCATGGTCAATTGCGTATCATGTTCCCGATGGTTGCCCTTCTAAAGGAATTTCGTGCTGCTAAAGTCGTATTTGAAGAAGAAAAGGCTAGCTTGCTGTCTGAGGGTGTTGCGGTTGCAGACGATATTCAGGTTGGTATCATGATTGAGATCCCAGCAGCAGCAATGCTTGCTGACCAATTTGCCAAGGAGGTTGACTTCTTCTCAATTGGTACAAATGACCTTATCCAGTACACAATGGCAGCAGACCGCATGAACGAGCAAGTGTCATACCTTTACCAGCCATATAACCCATCAATCCTTCGTTTGATTAACAATGTTATCAAAGCAGCTCATGCTGAAGGTAAGTGGGCTGGTATGTGTGGTGAAATGGCAGGTGACCAACAGGCTGTGCCGCTTCTTGTTGGTATGGGGCTTGATGAATTTTCAATGTCAGCAACATCTGTGCTTCGCACACGTAGCCTGATGAAAAAGCTTGATTCAGCGAAAATGGCAGAGTATGCTCATCGTGCACTCACAGAATGCTCAACTGCTGAAGAGGTTCTTGAGCTTGCCAAAGAGTATATTACAGAAGCTTAAATAGAAATAACGAGGAGCTGGTTTTGTCCGGCTCTTTTTTACTAGAAAAATGACTAATCAGATCCATATGAAAGCTTGCTTTATAAAGTAGTTTGATGTTTCAAGTTTTATCAGAATTTTCAGACTCTTCCTGTAGCGAATTGTTGAAATATGCTAAAAAAGTGATAGAATAATAGTACCATTATAAAAGGAGAAAAAAGTTTGGCTAAACAATATAAAAATTTAGTGAATGGTGAGTGGAAGCTCTCTGAAAATGAGATCAAGATCTATGCACCAGCAACCGGCGAGGAGTTAGGTAGTGTACCAGCTATGTCTCGTGAAGAGGTTGATCAGGTTTATGCGTCAGCTCGCGCTGCTCTTGCAGATTGGAGAGCGCTTTCTTATGTTGAGCGTACTGCTTATTTGCACAAGGCTGCTGATATTTTGGTGCGTGATGCTGAGAAGATTGGTGCTGTTCTCTCAAAAGAGGTTGCAAAGGGTTATAAGGCTGCTGTTAGTGAGGTTATTCGTACAGCAGAAATTATTAACTATGCAGCAGAAGAAGGCCTTCGTATGGAAGGCGAGGTCCTTGAGGGTGGCAGCTTTGAGGCTGCTAGTAAGAAAAAGATTGCGATCGTACGTCGTGAGCCAGTGGGACTTGTGCTTGCGATTTCACCCTTCAATTATCCGATTAACCTAGCAGGCTCAAAGATTGCTCCAGCCCTTATTGCAGGAAATGTCGTGGTTCTTAAGCCGCCGACACAAGGCTCTATTTCTGGCTTGCTCTTAGCAGAGGTATTTGCAGAAGCAGGTCTTCCTGCTGGAGTCTTTAATACCATCACTGGACGCGGCTCAGTTATTGGTGATTACATCGTTGAGCATGAGGCTGTAAACTTTATCAACTTTACTGGCTCAACGCCAATTGGAGAGCGAATTGGTAAATTAGCCGGCATGCGTCCGATTATGCTTGAGCTTGGTGGTAAGGATTCAGCGATTGTCTTAGAAGATGCTGATATTGCCTTAGCTGCTAAAAACATTGTTGCAGGTGCCTTTGGCTACTCAGGTCAACGCTGTACAGCAGTTAAGCGTGTGCTTGTTATGGAAAGCGTTGCAGACCAGCTGGTAGCAGAGATTAAGGGCTTAGTTGAGAAATTACTTATCGGTATGCCAGAGGACAATGCTGACATCACACCATTGATTGATACCAAAGCGGCAGATTTTGTTGAAGGTCTGGTTAATGATGCAGCAGACAAGGGAGCACAGGCGCTTACTGAAATCAAGCGTGACGGTAATTTAATTTGTCCTATCTTGTTTGATAGAGTAACAACTGATATGCGCTTGGCTTGGGAGGAGCCATTTGGTCCGGTGCTGCCAGTGATTCGTGTAAGCTCTGTAGAAGAGGCAATCAGCATTTCAAATCAATCTGAATACGGTTTGCAAGCGTCTATCTTTACGACTAATTTTCCACAGGCCTTTGCTATTGCTGAGAAGCTTGAGGTTGGTACAGTACACATTAACAACAAAACCCAACGTGGTACAGATAATTTCCCATTCCTAGGGGCTAAGAAATCAGGAGCTGGTGTTCAAGGGGTCAAATATTCAATTGAGGCAATGACAAGTCTCAAATCAGTCGTATTTGATATTCAATAACAAAAAAGCTAGGGTATCTTAGTTTGAAAGCAGTTGCACATTTGTGCGGCTGTTTTATTTGTGTCTCTAGTTTTAACAGCTAGCTATGCAAGAAGGTGAGTTGTCCCAACCTCAAAGATGAGATCTAAATATTTAATGATTTTGGGGTCGTAAAAAAGTTTAGAGTGTTTTGATCTCCTTAAGATGTGAGTGTACAAAGTCTCGCCAACAGCCAGCAGGACTAGCCATTGAGGTCAAGGAAGCTGCTAAAATAGCTGATGGTTCAAAAGCTTGGTGAAAGGCTTAATATCTATCATTGCTATTTTGAGGGCTTTCCATTATAATATGAATACTAGAGCTACTTGTCGGTCTGCCTCTTGAGCTGTGAGATAGCTGTTGGATTTAGTTGTCTCCTTGTCCACAAAAGGCTTAGAGGCAAAGGCTGTGGCTATGCTTCTTGCTTCTTTTAGTGAAGTGTATGAGATCTTATGAAAACTCATATAGGCTTTGGTATCTTTGCAAGAGGACTAATGGCTTGCTTTACTTGCCTTGATAGAGGGCTGGGATTGAGGGGTGATGACCTGCGGTGGTCATCTCTAGAGCTCCTTGCTTCTTTTTTATGTAGACTAATGGTTTAGACTGCTAGCTTCCTTGTTTAGAAAGTAGGACATCATGTTACCCAAGAGAAAATTAATTGATCAACGTCTTGATTATGCCATTATTTTTCCTGTTTTTTGTTTGCTAATATTTGGTCTGGTATCTGTATATGTGGCAGCAAGTCATGATTTTCCGCAAAGCCTCGCCACTGTTATGCTTCAACAGGTTCTCTGGATCCTTCTTGGAGCTGTGATTGCCTTTACCCTAATGTTTTTTAGCACAGAGATTCTGTGGAAATTAACACCTGTCTTTTATCTTTTGGGTGTGCTATTAATGGTTCTGCCACTCATCTTTTTTAGCCCTCGGCTGGTAGCTGCTACAGGGGCGAAAAATTGGATTACGATTGGCTCAACGACCTTGTTTCAACCATCAGAATTTATGAAAATATCCTACATTCTGGCAATGTCTTGGTTAACGGTCTGGTTTAAGAGAAAGCAGGAGAGAAGTCGGTTTTTAGATGATTGGAAGCTCTTGGGCTTATACCTTGTCTTGACGTTGCCGGTCATGGTCCTGCTAGCACTGCAAAAGGACTTAGGAACAGCTATGGTTTTTTTAGCCATCTTAGCTGGGATTATCTTAATTTCAGGAATTTCTTGGTGGCTTATTTTACCAGCTTTGGTACTAGTCTTTTTACTGGTTTCAGCTTTTTTCTTTGTTTTTTTGTTGCCAGAGGGAAAAGAATTCCTTTTAAAAATGGGAATGGATACCTACCAATTGAATCGTATTTCAGCTTGGCTGACACCGTTTGATTTCTCAGATACCATTGCCTATCAGCAGACGCAAAGTATGATTTCGATTGGGAGTGGTGGCTTTTTTGGTAAGGGCTTTAATCAGCTTGAGCTGTCAGTACCAGTCAGAGAAAGTGATATGATTTTTACAGTGATCGCTGAAAATTTTGGCTTTCTTGGTGCAGCTAGCTTACTGATCTTGTATTTAATACTGATTTACCGCATGCTTAGGGTGACCTTTGCATCGAATAACCTTTTTTATACCTACATTTCAACCGGCTTTATCATGATGATACTATTTCATATTTTTGAAAACATTGGCGCAGCAGTTGGTCTGCTACCTTTGACCGGTATTCCCCTTCCCTTTATTTCTCAGGGCGGCTCTTCCTTGATTTCAAATCTGATTGGGGTCGGCCTGATCCTATCAATGAACTATCAGCACGTCCTTGCTCATGAAAAGCAAAGCGAGCATGAGCTTAGCAGAAGCTCACGTTATGTTTAAGAGGCATGTTTGGTCCTTGTTCGGTTAGAATGAGCTGCCAATCAGCCC carries:
- the gapN gene encoding NADP-dependent glyceraldehyde-3-phosphate dehydrogenase, translated to MAKQYKNLVNGEWKLSENEIKIYAPATGEELGSVPAMSREEVDQVYASARAALADWRALSYVERTAYLHKAADILVRDAEKIGAVLSKEVAKGYKAAVSEVIRTAEIINYAAEEGLRMEGEVLEGGSFEAASKKKIAIVRREPVGLVLAISPFNYPINLAGSKIAPALIAGNVVVLKPPTQGSISGLLLAEVFAEAGLPAGVFNTITGRGSVIGDYIVEHEAVNFINFTGSTPIGERIGKLAGMRPIMLELGGKDSAIVLEDADIALAAKNIVAGAFGYSGQRCTAVKRVLVMESVADQLVAEIKGLVEKLLIGMPEDNADITPLIDTKAADFVEGLVNDAADKGAQALTEIKRDGNLICPILFDRVTTDMRLAWEEPFGPVLPVIRVSSVEEAISISNQSEYGLQASIFTTNFPQAFAIAEKLEVGTVHINNKTQRGTDNFPFLGAKKSGAGVQGVKYSIEAMTSLKSVVFDIQ
- the ptsI gene encoding Phosphoenolpyruvate-protein phosphotransferase of PTS system, with the translated sequence MTEMLKGIAASDGVAVAKAYLLVQPDLSFETITVEDTNAEEARLDVALQASQDELSVIREKAVESLGEEAAAVFDAHLMVLADPEMISQIKETIRAKQTNAETGLKEVTDMFITIFEGMEDNPYMQERAADIRDVAKRVLAHLLGVKLPNPATIDEEAIVIAHDLTPSDTAQLNKQFVKAFVTNIGGRTSHSAIMARTLEIAAVLGTNDITKRVKDGDLIAVNGITGEVIIDPSEEQILAFKEAGEAYAKQKAEWALLKDAQTVTADGKYFELAANIGTPKDVEGVNDNGAEAVGLYRTEFLYMDSQDFPTEDEQYEAYKAVLEGMNGKPVVVRTMDIGGDKELPYFDLPKEMNPFLGFRALRISISETGNAMFRTQIRALLRASVHGQLRIMFPMVALLKEFRAAKVVFEEEKASLLSEGVAVADDIQVGIMIEIPAAAMLADQFAKEVDFFSIGTNDLIQYTMAADRMNEQVSYLYQPYNPSILRLINNVIKAAHAEGKWAGMCGEMAGDQQAVPLLVGMGLDEFSMSATSVLRTRSLMKKLDSAKMAEYAHRALTECSTAEEVLELAKEYITEA
- the rodA gene encoding peptidoglycan biosynthesis protein; translated protein: MLPKRKLIDQRLDYAIIFPVFCLLIFGLVSVYVAASHDFPQSLATVMLQQVLWILLGAVIAFTLMFFSTEILWKLTPVFYLLGVLLMVLPLIFFSPRLVAATGAKNWITIGSTTLFQPSEFMKISYILAMSWLTVWFKRKQERSRFLDDWKLLGLYLVLTLPVMVLLALQKDLGTAMVFLAILAGIILISGISWWLILPALVLVFLLVSAFFFVFLLPEGKEFLLKMGMDTYQLNRISAWLTPFDFSDTIAYQQTQSMISIGSGGFFGKGFNQLELSVPVRESDMIFTVIAENFGFLGAASLLILYLILIYRMLRVTFASNNLFYTYISTGFIMMILFHIFENIGAAVGLLPLTGIPLPFISQGGSSLISNLIGVGLILSMNYQHVLAHEKQSEHELSRSSRYV
- the ptsH gene encoding PTS family porter component HPr gives rise to the protein MASKDFHIVAETGIHARPATLLIQTASKFASDITLDYKGKAVNLKSIMGVMSLGVGQGADVTITAEGADADDAIAAIEETMTKEGLA